The genomic segment TGCTGTTTCAGTAGTTCCAAAAAAGTAACAGTTAAACAACCTAATAAAAAGACTCATCCCTTATCTGTTATGAAACATTTAGTTGTGTTTAATTGATATAGATATTCTCTTATTTGCCTCATTACTtcctttgtttcattttgaacGATTACTGTAGGTtgctggaaaataaaataaaatagtttaaaatctTCACTTTTTGGATTTTGTGTTCAATTATTGGATACTGAATGTTTATCAATGAGCTGAAAAATCACTTAACTGCTGAAGAAATTAATCAATATCTGAAACAACCATACAATATTCTATTGTTTGAGAACTGTATTGATCTGAAATAATGATTAAGTggaatattaatgttttaacaaGAATATATTATTATACCATGGCAAACCAGGTGGTAAATAATTTGATGTCCCTGATTTAAAACAGAAGTTTTATGGTTTATTGGTCTGTTATGTGAAAGTGGTCACTAATTATTATCAACATAGAAGCTGCCCTAGAATACAATGATAAACCCATCCACCCAAATGACTGTTGAGAGACATTCTACAGCTACGATCACAGAcagtaatctttttttaaaacaaacattttgcaGATCCAGACTGAAACATTCTTTCTGGCAAAGGCAGTTACAGGTGACTTACACCTGATGCACCAAATTTACTGGGTGACATGGAGTGATTCTGAGATTTGTGCTTTATATCGTAATACAATGTTTAAGGCATAACAAAGGTAGCAGTCATGTTTCCCATGATGGAAATAATTACATTATCTGTAAAATAATGCtgtcatattattattattattattattattattattattattattattattattattattattgttgttgttgtagtaACTCTTTTGGGTAGTTACaatctttttaatttgtgaacaTGATGACTGACAGCTTTCTCTAGTTTTATTGCCATTACGATAAATCTATATCTTCCAAATAAatctgaagaaataaaatgagtTTCGTAATGCATATGATGTCTTACATATTACATCTTGTTGGCTCCAGAAACGCAtagatgatttaaaaaaaaacatgtccaacaaaatacattttgctgtaatgaaaaaagcattacaCGACAAAATTACTTCACGGGATAAAACTTCTGTTACTTTAAAagtatcatgtttttttttctttaaatctgcTTTAAAGATAGCATCcttataattaaaatttaatcttaaatctttttttctgaaataagtAGGTCACAGATCAGTTAACTTTGCCTGGCAATTGTGAGTAAGGAGTTTGCACATGTCCATATTTGATCTGACAGTGAAGAGAGCCTGAATCACATCCTCAGCTTTTAAAGGTCACCATCTGTAATTACTACCGTGGTTTGGCTACAAAACACCCAGGAACAGGCCTAAAGAGCTAAATGTTGGCTCTTGCTGTGTGCTTAATTCATAGAACACAAAAGGTGATTAGTTGATTTCACTGTAACTTTTGTGAGAGTACAGTAGCTCACTCCTCATTTAGTAGAATATTACAGGGAGTTCATAGTACTAATTATACTGGGTTTCAACTTTAGAGAAGTTCAGCGTAGAAGTGGAAGTTATTAAGATGCTGCATGGACATTTCGCTTTCAGTTAAACGCAAGCAGACTGCAGATTTCAAGACGGAATGATCACGCTTACAAATCCAAGACACCGTTTCAAACAGCCGTGTTTATGCAGTGCATAAGATGTAACATTATTGTATCGAGACTTCAAaacattatctttttttttttatgccgGTAGAAAACACTGAATTATAACCCCCGACGTTTTAATCGTAATTATAAATACTTAAACATGTCCTGTTGCTGTGATGTAAGTTTTTTAAGTGTTCTCAGAATGAATTAGAACCACACCCTCTTACAGCATGGACGGTTTTTAGGTGTAGAATCCTAATACTTGTGACAGGCACAAAAACGTAGTTTTTCTATGAAACAATGGCAGCACATTTTATATCACGGCATtatggagagagaaaaaagtcaCGGCCACTACAGTAGACAGAACTGATAACAAAATCGAAGATGCTATTAAAACCTGTATGTAGATTCATCTTTCGGAGATGATGATTCTTACCTATTAGTTACGCAGGTAGCTGAAGACCCACCTGCCGCCTTCTCAAACAGGTTATTCCAGCGTCACGTGTTCGGCGCCGGCCAACCCGAAACCAGGCCCTAGACGTCGAGGCTTGGTCGCTTAAAGTTTGTGGGTTGAAGTTTTCACCTTCTGCAACAAAGGATATCCGAGACGCATCACTTTGGGATTTAGAGTGTTTTACAGTACACATCCAGGTTTTTTGGGGGGTAACAAAGGTGAGTCTGTATATATGTCGTCAAGgattatatttatgtatttattgacTTTACTTAAAAGATACTAAGTGCCTACAGATCCTCGTTTGTGTTAAAGTCGCCTTCAGCTTCCAAACAGTTTACTCTTTTTTTCCTAAAGCATTTCACTTATTTTATTAGACGTTAACTGCCCTTTCAGATCACACTCACCGCGTTACTACACTCCGTGTCAAATAAGGCAGAGCAAAACGCTGGTTTTGCCTGAAGGTGATCTTTGCctgtattgtatgtactgtagagcTAGCTTTGTCTGGAGTACCAATTATCTGTAACCTGGTTATGTGTCAACTTCTTACCAGATAACCTTCCTGTGCAGATATAACAAGATTGTTTTTGTGAAGTgtagtagtttaaaaaaataactcgACTTTCTGTTTAAATGTTCGTCTTAAACAGAAGACTTTTTAGATAATAAGAATTATATCCGATAATGACGAAAAATGCACCTGTACCATGAAATGTAACAGTTAAATATTTAGCAGGGCAGTCGTGTTTTCCGCTTACTTGCTGTACTGCTGAGTTAGCGAGGAGCGCAGTCAGCTGTTTCAGAGTTGAGGAAATGTCACTGGAGGGTAAATAAATTGTGCGGGTGTCTAGGAGCGCTGCTAAattgcaaatatactgtaccaggtgTAGGCAGACTCTAAACGGAATAAATCAGAATCGATGTTCTTATTATGTATATAATTGTACACCGTTTTAAAGACGTGGTACGGCTCATTTGACAGCTTATAAcaacattctgcatttttgTGGAAGTTCTGTTCGGCGGGGTGTGGATGCTGCCTTGTTTTGGGCCAGCACCTCTCCAGTCCATACTTGGTGGGGTGAAGGCAGCCCGTCACTCGCCCTCCTCGGTGATCTTGCGGACGGTTTGCAGAGGCGTAGCCATATATCCCTGGATTTCGGTACGCACCCATTCCGGGTgacgaaaataaaaaaaactggccTGACCGGTTTCTGTATAACTGGAGGATGCCCAGGGAATGCTGCGTTCTGCTTTTGGCAGTGAGGCCGCCACGTTTGTCCGGTGTTGTTGCGCAACGTCTTAGGCTCCTAAGATCAGAGAACGGACAAAGCTGTAGTTATAGCATCTCATGTACTCTGAATTGCGCTGTTGAAAGCACACAGTGTGCATTTGAGTATATGGACAGTAAAGGACTCCGTGAAAGGATATAGTTAAAGCCTTAGAACCAACTGTTGTTTGATTCTCTTCACCTCACCTGAAGGGCTTTTATTGTTAATCTTGAATTATTGGCATTGGAGAATACTGGTTTACAGTACTTCTAAGGGCCAGATCAATAGCCTAACATCTCGATTTACAAGGTGGGGGAGTTGTTGGTGTCTCAAAGCAGAAGATCTTAATCTGTGGGGCTCCTTAGTTTAATGTAGAGAGCTGCACTGCAGAGTTGGACTTGTAAGAGTGGACAGTTATGTTAATTTTGATTTTGGTAACTGACATTCACAGTTTTATCTTGGctgataattaaaaatgattacgTGTCTAATTCCGTGCTAAGGTCAAGCCTGGAACCCAGTAACTTTGTAAACCATTTTGTTTGGCGTAGTCACTGCAGGCCCAATGAAAACAACAACCCGGATTATTTGTACCAGTGCCAAACATGGCTTGTTCTGTAAGGGGATGGAAAACTTgccattttttagaaaaaagtttttttgctttttcaaaaaaagaaaattttgaCTTATCTCATAATTGTGATTCTCTGTCTCTTAGAATGGTATTAACCTAGATCTTGCCTTCATATCcaatttttttgctgttttaaaaattgaaagatTTACTGCATTTGCGTTCTTGACATTAATCTTTCTTTGGATAAATCTTCTGGGGTCTGGCTCAATTACATGTGAGCAAGGACCATAGGCACTGGCGGGGAAAATGATTGCTATAGTCTCTTTCTGGTAGGAACCTATTAAAGTGtatgaaattattttgttcctcaggaaaaaaaaatagtagtaAGTTATTCAAGCTTGCTGGTATTGCCAAACGAAACAGTCACAAAGCATGTAAGCCCTGTCCTGTTTAAGACAATAATGAGTTACCACTTCAGCATAGGTGCTCCAAGAATATTATCATTGCTGAAATACAATTTTTTGATTGGTTAATTATTGTAGTTTATCTGAaatgttctgttaaaaaaaaaaaacatatcagcTTTGGGTCAATTTTAACTGCTTCAAACCATGACCGACCTCACCCCAGCAGCAGAAAAAGGTCATCGGCTCATCGTCCAGGATTCTTTGGCAGATTCTGGACATCACTCTTCCGGCTGTGCAGGAGGCCTCCCAGTCCTGGTGTGGGTTGTGTAGTTGTTGCCTGTTGTGCAGCGCTCCAGAAGGCAGTGCAGGACGTGTCGGGGGGGGGTTGTGGAGGCCGTGAGAGTGAGCCGCGCTAGCGGAGCGGTCTGTGCAGCTGCTCGTCTCTCACCCCAGCGCCTTCTCGGCTTCTCCCGCTTACTGTTCCCTTCCGTCTTCACGCAGGTAGCCTGAGGTCAAGACATGGTGGCCAAATCTGACATCGGCGTTCGCTGTTTTCAAGCCTTCCTCGCGTGGGGCAACTTCGTCATTGCGGTGAGTTCGGCTGAGAGGGGACAAAAATGACAGACAAAGCGGAAGACTTCATCGATCCGTTGAGTCCAAACCTGCGTTGATCTGTCTATATACAGAGCGCACCGTTAGAGATGCACAGGGCTGTTTGTTTAATCATTTCTTATTGGTCAGTCTGACGGCATCTTCCTGGAGAACCTAGACGGTTTTCTACGGACTGTTTGCTAAACACCTTTACATGAGATAAAAGCAGGTTGCCCAAAAGGAGGAAGCCTTGTCTGGGAAAGGAGTCAAGCAACATGTCCCTTGAGTGCAGGAAAAAAATACGGATCTGGTCTAAATTTTCTTCTGCAGGTACATTACTTTTTCTCTGAAAAACCTAAGGAAGTGATTGTAGTTTTTCACACACTGTACTTCCTGGTACGATCACTGTACATCTTGGGTTTGTCATTTTCACGTCTATGCACGTGTCTGGGAAATACCTGCTCTGCTTTTTGCAAACCTCAGATTCTTTAAAGACAGGTTCATCAAAACCAGGCTGGTCCCCAGCTGCTACCCGTCAGCACAAGATCCCCCTCCTCCTCAGTCCTCGTCAGTTCTTATTAACGTGCCCCATTGGGGTTTTCTGGTGTTAATATTAACCGGTACATGAGTGCTGCTCCAGGAGAGATCTGTGTGCTGACTGATGCTTGGATAGGCCCAGACCTTGTGGCCAGAGAGCAAAGTCTGTGCATGTGCAGATTAAACAGCCAAATATTAATTTCACTCAACCAGTGACAACCCCATACCACCCACTCTGCATCTGGACACAAAATCACCTAGTAAATACTGTCCATATTCCATCTGAGAGGCAAGAGGTGACACATCTCATCAGAGTGCATGACTGCCCCCTGGAGGGATACAGATTCACTGCAGGATTGAATACTGCTGTGTTGCATTTACACAGTTGAAAAGACTGGAATAATCAGAttaaaaatgtgtgtttaaGGATGTAGCTGCATTGTCCCCAGCTAGTTCCAGATTGTTAATCACTCTATGACTGAAATATTGCTCTGAAGTGTTCACTGGGCAAGAGGAAACTGTTAACGTTGAACAGCTAAAACAGGCTGTTACACTgcaagtgattaaaaaaaaaactatgtttgcttttaaaaagtcaGATTCACTGATGTGGAGTTTAAGTATTACAAATGAGTTTTCTTGAACAGTGATTTTAATTATGACATAAAGTTAATTGCATAATTAAAGTGCTGTGTGGTCATGGGCCACAAATTGTCTGACAGtgtgtcacatactgtagctgcaggaTACGGATACACCTGCGATTCACTGTGGACTGTTAGCTGTGACTGGACATTGTTTCAAAGGATTAACCCTGTTGCTCTGGCTAAAGAGGTTTCTGTTTCTACAATGAGATGTTTTATTTGCAGAAGGCAGGGATTAGGTAGAGCAGCTCATccacaagttcatttttttccctgttaTTAGTATGGGGAAACAGTCAGATTATGTGTTTAAACTTCATTTTATataatacttaaaataatttaacctcAGTAATAAATTAACCACACCCACTGAAGGTGGGTGGCAGGCGTGTAATTTAAGACCTTATGAAATGTTTGACTGTTCATCGGGGCTGCCAGGGACAGCCCTGGGTTTCCTGTCGCGTATGCCCTACAAAAATGTGAATAATTTCCTGAGTTTCAAAGTTCAAAGCACTGTGGTCCTGGTGAtgcatcttttttgttttagccTAATATAATAGAATCATTAGCACGCTGCTCGTGTATGCCTTGAAAGTATCTTGAGAGTCCAGGTGTACGGCACAGCTCTCCTTCATGGGCTAGCAGGCTGGCCAAGGGGAGCTACAGGATCTTATTAGGGGGAAAAGAATAGTTTATTTGTTTGGGAACTTATTGGAAAATACAAACTGAAGGCTTAGGTCATAGGAGGCTGTTGTTCATTTTACTGCGTGTAGTTGTTGGAGTAAAGTCTCCCTTTAAGTGcacttctttaatattctttatCCCTGGCTATCGGTTCCAAAGTTAAGCCTCACAACAAGGGAAAATTGCatgtagacatttttttttactggagaAACAGCCCTTCAAAAATCTTCCTGCTTTCATATGCTGTGTCATGACGATAATATCAGAAGGGAGTCTGTAGaaattacaggaaaaaaaaggtgttATAGTCTCATTGGAAGATGAATCCCAACAGGAAATGAACAACTTATATTTgcttgtgtttaaaaaaaatactttctgcTTGCTCAGTGAGttaatacacctgaaactgctGCTTGCCAGAATACAACTTGAGGGCTGCAGGTGGCTTCACAGGCTCTTCCCCAGAACTGTTTCTCCTTTCTCACCCACAGAAACATTCTGTCACACTGGAGAGAAGAAGCTGGAaaagcaaagctttttttttctcctcactgAGCTCACAATGACAGTTTGTCTGAAAGATGGGTGTAACCTGAAGCACTCCCATCTGAGTAAccaatgttattaaaataaaaatacaccttGCTTGGTGCCCCGGGTGAACCTGAGACTCCCCTGAAACCAAAAAAGAGTCGCCCATGGGCGATGGGCTGCAGCTTGGGACTGCACACCTGGTGTCCTTGAGGCCCTGAGTAGTGTTGTTGGGGATGTACCTTGCTCTAGATCTGGGCTGCCATTAAACCTGAATCTGTTCAACATTTAGGcttttagtggggccagcagggtgcgttcaccctgtggtctgtgtgggtcctaatgccgcagtatagtgacggggacactatactgtaaaaaggcaccgtccttcggatgagacgtaaaaccgagatcctgactctctgtggtcattaaaaatcccagggtgtgtctcaaaaagagtagtggtgccaaatttcccattggcctttaccaatcatggcctcctaataatccccatctctgaactggcttcatcactctgctctcctccccactgagagctggtgtgtggtgagttttctggcacactatggctgccgtcgcatcatccaggtggatgctgcacattggtgtggtggaggggagtccccattactgtagtgctttgagtggagtgctaTATATGTGTAAGGATTTTTCTTAATGGTTCTCTCTTTTCtgacattttcatatttcaaaGATGATATAgtttggtaaaaaaataaaaataactgttcCGTGAGAAAAACACGAGAGGGTGAACTTTGTATATCTCCTTAGctatatagtaaaaaaaaaaatccttgttgAACTCCAAGACCTGGCATTCTGCTATTTACAGTATGGACTTCATTTTAGTGGAACAAACCATGAAAATAGCATTATGACAATGCCTGTAGCATAGGTCTATTAATTAAAACAGATCTTTGGCCTTTGcaaaaattaattttgaaatgaGACTGTTTATGCCTCCATTTAAGGGATGCCTTTTAAGTTTTGTCTCTAGTGAGGTTTAAATTACCATATGATTTAATTTCCTGCACATGTCATCTTTCCACCACATTACATTCAGACACCTGTGCAAGACATGAACCGTGCGATATGAACATTTGAGCACTTCTGGGTTTTCAACACACCTGAGATACAGCACCACTGCAGTTGTGGTTTAAGGGGCAGCATATCCTGTATATTCCTCAACACCGCTTCCTTTGTATCCGTAAACATCCAAAAGAACGAGTGGGAGATTCCCGATAACTGAATAAGGATGGCGTGTGTTTTCCAACGCCAGCCCAGAGAGAGTGCTGGCCCATGCTGATGTATTGATTGTGCTCATCCCCTCCTTCAGTGCTGTGGCCTTGCGCTGATGGCCATGTGCATCTTCTTCATCTTTGATCGGGACCACCTGTACGTCCTGGTGTACGCTACGGGCAATGACAGCATCTGGAGAGCGGCCTGGATCGGCCTGTTCACGGGCTTCGCTCTCTTCTGCACGGCTGTGTTTGGGATGTACGCCGTCTTGAAGTCCAAAAGGGGGCTCCTGCTTGTGGTGAGTCCCAGTCCAGACCCTGGCTCAGTTTAAACTGGGCTGTTACAGTTTCTCTTACTGTAGATCATTGATGTAGTCTATTCAACAGAACTGAGCAAGATTTTATCAAACTATATATCACTTTCTCAACTGCTATATACTGACTTTCATTTGTTAGTGGTTTATCCCCAAGGCTAACAAAGGGCTTTAATCTGTCTGggctaatttaattttcttctccCCAATTAAGGGACCCCTCGGTGTCTGCCTTGCCTGTGAACATATTTTAGATGGGTAGCAAATGTTGAATGGAATTGATGTATTAGAAACATCAGATATagaaaatatacaaacaaaTATAGAAAATAGTCACAGAAATGTAGGTGGTTGTTCAgatgacttttctttttcattttttacagtatattctactgatgattttcatcTTTGCTTTTGAAGTGGCATCTGCCATCACAGCAGCGACACACAAAGActgggtatatactgtactgtatatttttttccttctatcATGCTTTACCTCTGGAAGTTGAGTCTGCATCTGTCTGGGTTGAGCAGGTACAGAGAACCTTGCTTGTGAGAGAAGTGAGTGTGTTTCACTTCCTGCAGTCAATAACTGTCCCTTACTTTAATAGCATAACAGTGGTCTTTAGTTGAACTTAATGAGTAAACAAGAATGTCAAGACAGAGAACATTACTTTCATTGTTCGTTCTTGGAGGGTAGATTTGTCTTGTATTGAAAAAGTTGAATGGAAATATAGAATTCCAATAATAGAGAATGTTATCTTTGTCTCAATGACTTTTTATGTTGGGTTTTTGTTATAGTTTGTTCCGAATCTCTTCCTTAAACAAATGTTGGAGAACTACAACAAGCCACTGCCCCAAAATCTGCCAAGCACTCAGGACGAAATCTACAAGAACAGTGGCATTACCAGCACGTGGAACATGATCATGACTGAGGTATTCTTTCACGTTAGACTGCAGAGGTCCAGGTTGTAAGTGCTTGGGGCTGTGTGGTCAGGGTTAGGAAAACTGTCAGTAAGGAGAActgctttgtttctttttcttctagTAAATGTGGATGGGATGCATGTTGGATACTTCTGCTTGGCTCTAGCTATTGTGCTCTGGGCTCAGGAATAGGCGAGTTGACCAGCACACCTTCATCGCTGGGGGTCTTAAGTCTCAAAGGTTGCAGTCATATTAATGAGAATAGCAAAGTCTCAGGCAAAGGTCTGTCCATTCCGTCTTGGTCATGAAAGCTTAAaggcatgtttttaaaaggtagAATTCCCTCCAACACTGCTGAAAATATCTTTCTTCTGCAGCTGGAGCTTCTAACCAGTTTGCCCTCCTTTCAGTACCAATGCTGTGGTGTATATGGACCTCAGGACTGGCTGCAGTACAACTCCCAGTTCAGACAGCAGAACTCGGACTCCGAGTACCCCTGGCCCAGACAGTGCTGTCTGCAGGATGGAACTGGAGGCATTGTGAACGTGAATGCCTGCAAGATTGGGGTGGAGCCCTACCTCTTCACTCAGGTAAACCGCTGGCGCTACCAAACCTGCGCAGTTCAGAACCATCGCTCTGATTGCAGGGAACCAGGGCTTAAGTGCATGAAAAATGATTTGCGAGGTGCTTGTTAATGAGTGGCACAGTTAATGGTGTGGCTGCTACCTCTTCATAAAAGAAATTAGAGCGTCCCATTATGAGCTTATCTTTGACTCATGCACACATTCCAAATTAGGGCGGGCTGAGAATTATActtgcatactgtatttctgtcacAGATGACTGTTCATCAGCAAGAGATCGCGCCATTATTGTTCAGCCCTAGGGAAGCTCAGTCcacatattttattcattcttctACGGAGAGCTTTTGCGTAGTTTCAGAGGAAGAGAGACAGATGCACCCTCGTGTTCCGCGGATCTCCTTCATTTGCGGCTTTTGTCATGTGCAGCAagaatgtgtttgtgtttggCCACAGGGCTGCTATGATTACATTGCTGGCCCTTTGATTCGACAAGGATTGGGTGTCTCCTGGTTTGGTTTTGCCATCTTGTGTTGGACGGTGAGTATGAACTGAAGAGCTGTGTTAGCCTGCTATTTCTCTTCCCAGCAGTGTGACACAGGCGTGAGCCAAACTTTTACCCCTTTTACTGAAGTCGGATTGTATTAAGGGCATGATACATGTCTGCTTATTTGTCTTAATTGAAATTAGGCTGTGGATGATCCCGTTTCCTTTcccagaaatgtacagtagctctggcCCCACC from the Lepisosteus oculatus isolate fLepOcu1 chromosome 5, fLepOcu1.hap2, whole genome shotgun sequence genome contains:
- the LOC102692189 gene encoding uroplakin-1b; amino-acid sequence: MVAKSDIGVRCFQAFLAWGNFVIACCGLALMAMCIFFIFDRDHLYVLVYATGNDSIWRAAWIGLFTGFALFCTAVFGMYAVLKSKRGLLLVYILLMIFIFAFEVASAITAATHKDWFVPNLFLKQMLENYNKPLPQNLPSTQDEIYKNSGITSTWNMIMTEYQCCGVYGPQDWLQYNSQFRQQNSDSEYPWPRQCCLQDGTGGIVNVNACKIGVEPYLFTQGCYDYIAGPLIRQGLGVSWFGFAILCWTFFVVIGVMFYYTQLDS